A genomic window from Streptomyces sp. NBC_01429 includes:
- a CDS encoding aldehyde dehydrogenase family protein — protein sequence MTSTHAFWLAGRQATGEDTFDVTSPWDGRLVGTVAVPTDAQVEEAVAAAHAVLAEFAATPAHVRAAALDHVSRRLVERTEEIAQLISAENGKPLKWARGEVGRAVSVFRFAAEEARRFNSGEAQRLDTDAGGAGRLALTRRFPHGAVLGIAPFNFPLNLCAHKIAPAIAAGAPIILKPAPATPLSGLLLGELLAETDLPAGSWSVLPVANDRMPALVQDERLPVISFTGSDKVGYAIMDSVPRKHCTLELGGNGAAVVLADYASDKDLDWAATRIAAFSNYQGGQSCISVQRVIADASVYERLVPRIVAAVEAQITGDPADDATDVGPLVNEDAAKRVEAWVDEAVRDGAQLLTGGKRDGASYTPTVLADVPADTTLAREEVFGPVLTLRRVESESEAFEAVNDSKYGLQAGVFTHDLQTAFRAHRALEVGGVIVGDVPSYRADQMPYGGVKKSGVGREGVRFAMDDYTYERVMVLTGLDL from the coding sequence ATGACTTCCACCCACGCTTTCTGGCTCGCCGGCCGCCAGGCCACCGGCGAGGACACTTTCGACGTCACCTCCCCCTGGGACGGCCGGCTCGTCGGCACGGTCGCCGTGCCGACCGACGCCCAGGTCGAGGAGGCCGTCGCGGCGGCGCACGCCGTACTGGCGGAGTTCGCCGCGACGCCCGCGCACGTCCGCGCCGCCGCCCTCGACCATGTCTCGCGCAGGCTCGTCGAACGCACCGAGGAGATCGCCCAGCTGATCTCCGCCGAGAACGGCAAGCCGCTCAAGTGGGCCCGCGGCGAGGTCGGCCGCGCCGTCTCCGTGTTCCGGTTCGCCGCCGAGGAGGCCCGTCGCTTCAACTCCGGCGAGGCCCAGCGGCTCGACACCGACGCGGGCGGCGCCGGCCGGCTCGCCCTGACCCGCCGCTTCCCGCACGGCGCCGTCCTCGGCATCGCGCCGTTCAACTTCCCGCTCAACCTCTGTGCCCACAAGATCGCCCCCGCCATCGCCGCCGGCGCCCCGATCATCCTCAAGCCCGCCCCAGCGACGCCCCTCTCCGGGCTGCTGCTCGGCGAGCTGCTCGCCGAGACCGACCTCCCGGCGGGCTCCTGGTCCGTACTGCCCGTGGCCAACGACCGCATGCCCGCCCTCGTCCAGGACGAGCGGCTGCCGGTGATCTCCTTCACCGGCTCCGACAAGGTCGGCTACGCCATCATGGATTCCGTCCCGCGCAAGCACTGCACGCTGGAGCTGGGCGGCAACGGCGCGGCCGTCGTCCTCGCCGACTACGCGAGCGACAAGGACCTCGACTGGGCCGCGACCCGGATCGCCGCCTTCTCGAACTACCAGGGCGGCCAGTCCTGCATCTCCGTCCAGCGCGTGATCGCGGACGCCTCCGTGTACGAGCGGCTGGTCCCCAGGATCGTCGCCGCCGTCGAGGCCCAGATCACCGGGGACCCCGCCGACGACGCCACCGATGTCGGCCCCCTCGTCAACGAGGACGCCGCCAAGCGGGTCGAGGCGTGGGTGGACGAGGCGGTGCGCGACGGCGCCCAGCTGCTCACCGGCGGCAAGCGGGACGGGGCGAGCTACACGCCCACCGTTCTCGCCGACGTCCCCGCGGACACCACCCTCGCCCGCGAGGAGGTCTTCGGGCCGGTTCTCACACTGCGCCGGGTCGAGAGCGAGAGCGAGGCGTTCGAGGCGGTGAACGACTCGAAGTACGGTCTCCAGGCGGGCGTCTTCACCCACGACCTCCAGACCGCCTTCCGCGCCCACCGCGCCCTTGAGGTCGGCGGTGTGATCGTCGGGGACGTCCCCTCGTACCGCGCCGACCAGATGCCGTACGGCGGCGTCAAGAAGTCCGGCGTCGGCCGCGAGGGCGTGCGGTTCGCCATGGACGACTACAC